A window from Mycobacterium botniense encodes these proteins:
- a CDS encoding phthiotriol/phenolphthiotriol dimycocerosates methyltransferase, whose translation MVQFTAHRRDMAARLAGADGALGRAVKTWIRSLNKRLYPYLTRHVGDDVLFLNWSYQEDPPMALALEAADEPYRYPIQLYHCTATQAGELAGKRVLEVGCGHGGGASYLTRALGPASYIGLDLNPAGIEFCRRRHHVPGLEFVHGDAENLPFPPQSFDTVINIESSHCYHHFDRFLGEVARVLRPGGAFLYADVRHRLECAQWEAALAGAPGLRVIAWREINAEVLRGIELNSAQWQAVADSLVPGFLRRVARKGTPARGSGIYRRLESGTTSYRMYHLAKTSGDSHS comes from the coding sequence ATGGTCCAATTCACAGCGCACCGCCGCGACATGGCTGCACGGCTCGCCGGCGCCGACGGTGCGCTCGGCCGGGCAGTCAAGACCTGGATCCGAAGCCTCAACAAGCGGCTCTACCCGTACCTCACCCGCCACGTCGGTGACGACGTGCTCTTTCTGAACTGGTCCTACCAAGAGGATCCGCCGATGGCGTTAGCGCTGGAGGCCGCTGACGAACCCTACCGATACCCCATCCAGCTTTACCACTGCACCGCAACCCAGGCCGGTGAGCTCGCCGGGAAACGAGTGCTCGAAGTTGGCTGCGGACACGGCGGCGGTGCCTCGTATCTCACGCGCGCCCTAGGACCAGCGTCATATATCGGATTGGATTTGAACCCGGCCGGTATCGAATTCTGTCGGCGGCGCCATCACGTGCCGGGGTTGGAGTTCGTGCACGGAGATGCCGAGAACCTGCCGTTTCCCCCGCAGTCATTTGACACGGTGATCAATATCGAATCCTCGCACTGTTATCACCATTTCGACCGGTTCCTCGGCGAGGTGGCGCGGGTGTTGCGTCCAGGCGGGGCGTTCTTGTATGCCGATGTGCGGCACCGGCTTGAGTGCGCTCAGTGGGAGGCGGCGCTGGCCGGTGCGCCGGGGTTGCGGGTTATCGCATGGCGGGAGATCAACGCAGAGGTTTTGCGGGGGATTGAACTGAATTCGGCGCAGTGGCAAGCGGTGGCAGACAGTTTAGTGCCCGGATTTTTGCGACGGGTGGCTCGTAAGGGAACGCCGGCGCGCGGGTCGGGGATCTACCGCAGGTTGGAAAGCGGGACAACGTCATACCGGATGTACCACCTCGCCAAGACCTCGGGCGACTCGCACTCCTGA
- a CDS encoding sulfotransferase family protein, with protein MTLDNARPGTAARSVALFVLGLGRSGTSALTRVLSLCGGALPAGLLGATASNPSGCWEPRAAVHLNEAILRRQGSSAYDLALPSHVDGSFDAEQRAACLADIRAFLTTLPRAPLVVIKEPKITALAGMWFDAARGAGFDVAAVVAVRHPQEVIASFERRTSRQHYVHVSPALASAWWLKYTLLAERHTRGVPRVFVEYANLLEDWRREVKRIAAALAINLNTRDEAAIEEFLSPDLRHHRYHGPVAEPFGTDWMSVVYAALHAAARDEPWDQSALDRVFDAYRASERGFRAAFEDCGRYRQLNRLMRPSIVRLALEIVALAHRRRGTWA; from the coding sequence GTGACCCTCGACAACGCACGGCCCGGGACCGCGGCACGCTCTGTCGCGTTGTTCGTGCTGGGTTTAGGCCGGTCCGGAACGTCGGCGCTCACGCGGGTGCTCTCGCTCTGTGGTGGTGCGCTCCCAGCCGGCTTGTTGGGTGCCACCGCCAGTAATCCGAGCGGCTGTTGGGAGCCGCGCGCCGCCGTCCACCTCAACGAGGCAATCCTGCGTCGCCAGGGCAGCTCCGCCTACGACCTGGCACTGCCCTCGCACGTGGACGGCTCATTCGACGCCGAGCAGCGGGCCGCCTGCCTTGCCGATATCCGAGCGTTTCTCACCACACTGCCGCGCGCGCCGCTCGTGGTCATCAAGGAACCGAAGATCACGGCGCTGGCCGGGATGTGGTTTGACGCGGCGCGCGGAGCCGGATTTGACGTCGCAGCCGTGGTTGCGGTGCGCCACCCGCAGGAAGTCATCGCGTCGTTTGAACGACGCACCAGCCGTCAGCATTACGTCCACGTCTCCCCGGCGCTCGCGAGCGCCTGGTGGCTGAAATACACATTGCTCGCCGAGCGGCACACCCGCGGCGTCCCACGCGTTTTCGTCGAATACGCCAACCTCCTGGAGGACTGGCGCCGCGAAGTCAAACGGATCGCTGCGGCGCTGGCGATCAATCTCAACACCCGGGATGAGGCCGCAATCGAGGAGTTTCTCTCACCTGATCTTCGGCACCATCGCTACCACGGTCCGGTCGCAGAGCCCTTCGGCACCGACTGGATGTCGGTGGTCTACGCGGCGCTGCACGCGGCTGCCCGGGACGAGCCCTGGGACCAGTCCGCACTCGATCGTGTTTTCGACGCATATCGCGCCAGCGAGCGTGGTTTCCGCGCGGCGTTCGAGGATTGCGGCCGCTACCGCCAACTCAACCGGCTCATGCGGCCCTCGATAGTGAGGCTGGCGCTCGAAATCGTGGCACTCGCGCACCGGCGTCGCGGGACGTGGGCCTAA
- a CDS encoding glycosyltransferase: MKVVLACYGMRGDIEPSVVVGRELLRRGHDVCIAVPPNLVGFAEQAGGLAAVAYGLDSQALVEAQRRYWTCFFRTPWKISQLNRLGQEISAFVNRCWSEEATATLASLVHGADVLIAGLGFEQFPANVAEYYDIPLATVHFLPIRAHGQLLPFLPPPLSRAAMTVYEWLSWSGALREAEDAQRRELGLPKATRPAPRRIAERGSLEIQAYDEVCFPGLATEWAKWDGQRPFVGALALELPTDADDDVLSWIAAGTPPICFGFGSIPVESPPDTLAMISSACARLGQRALVCAGGTDFRALPHLEHVKVVGAVNYAAIFPACRAVVHHGGAGTLAAGLRAGVPQLILWTFYDQPLFGAAVKRLRVGTARRFSTTTEKTLVADLRKILAPSYLARARQIAAQMTPSGKSAAAAADLVEDFARVRRVR; this comes from the coding sequence ATGAAAGTTGTGCTGGCATGCTATGGAATGCGTGGTGATATCGAGCCCTCCGTCGTTGTGGGCCGTGAGCTGCTGCGCCGCGGGCACGACGTGTGCATCGCCGTCCCGCCTAACCTGGTGGGCTTCGCCGAACAAGCAGGCGGGCTTGCGGCGGTCGCCTACGGACTGGACTCGCAAGCATTGGTCGAAGCGCAGCGCAGGTACTGGACGTGTTTCTTCCGCACACCATGGAAGATCTCGCAGCTAAATAGGTTAGGACAGGAAATTTCGGCGTTCGTCAACCGATGCTGGAGCGAGGAAGCGACCGCGACGCTGGCGTCGCTGGTGCACGGTGCCGACGTGCTCATCGCTGGTCTTGGTTTCGAGCAATTCCCCGCCAACGTCGCGGAGTATTACGACATACCTTTGGCGACAGTGCATTTTCTTCCGATACGGGCCCATGGCCAGCTCCTGCCGTTTTTGCCGCCGCCGTTGAGCCGGGCGGCGATGACGGTGTACGAGTGGCTGTCGTGGAGCGGTGCGCTGAGGGAGGCAGAGGACGCGCAGCGCCGTGAACTGGGTCTGCCGAAGGCCACCCGCCCGGCGCCGCGACGCATCGCCGAGCGTGGATCACTGGAAATCCAGGCCTATGACGAGGTGTGCTTTCCCGGGCTGGCCACCGAATGGGCCAAATGGGATGGCCAGCGGCCCTTCGTCGGCGCGCTGGCACTGGAGTTGCCCACCGATGCCGATGACGACGTGTTGTCGTGGATCGCCGCGGGCACACCGCCGATCTGTTTCGGGTTCGGCAGTATTCCGGTGGAATCCCCGCCCGACACCCTCGCCATGATCAGCTCGGCCTGCGCGCGGTTAGGGCAGCGGGCGCTGGTGTGTGCCGGCGGAACGGATTTCCGTGCCCTCCCGCATCTCGAGCACGTCAAGGTGGTGGGCGCGGTCAATTACGCGGCGATCTTTCCGGCCTGCCGGGCGGTGGTGCATCACGGCGGGGCGGGCACGCTGGCCGCGGGTCTGCGCGCCGGCGTGCCCCAGTTGATCCTCTGGACGTTCTACGATCAGCCACTCTTTGGTGCCGCGGTGAAACGGCTGCGGGTGGGCACTGCCCGGCGTTTTTCGACGACCACCGAGAAAACGCTGGTCGCGGACCTGCGTAAGATCTTGGCCCCGTCCTATCTGGCGCGGGCCCGTCAGATCGCCGCCCAGATGACCCCGTCCGGTAAAAGCGCTGCGGCCGCCGCTGATCTGGTGGAAGATTTCGCCCGCGTGCGGCGGGTGCGCTGA
- a CDS encoding 2OG-Fe(II) oxygenase — protein MADTVFKVEELERNALNLRREFEAAEPFQHLVVDDLLNLAPAAGNAFPDISWPWWNEMRDRYQQNKRFCSDLDLIPEPFRALIRELSGPRFLRVLEQITGIKQLLPDPYLLGGGLHLSGPGGILSPHTDFHYYRALNLYRRINLLVYLNDGWTLQDGGCLSLCDKQGRAVKTVVPDWGKVVIFRTDDRSVHGFPVPVAQGKWRRSVALYYYTAAETDSFSGDETTYWREHGQQAGVVRKSRFLAYRGLLNLSRFISMWAHAVNPNVGRVGR, from the coding sequence ATGGCAGATACTGTTTTCAAGGTAGAAGAACTCGAGCGCAACGCGTTGAACCTGCGCCGCGAATTCGAGGCGGCCGAGCCGTTCCAGCACCTAGTGGTCGATGACCTTCTAAACCTTGCTCCGGCAGCGGGCAATGCCTTTCCCGACATTTCATGGCCCTGGTGGAACGAGATGCGTGACCGTTACCAGCAGAACAAGCGGTTCTGCTCTGATCTCGACCTCATCCCGGAGCCGTTTAGAGCCTTGATCAGGGAGTTATCCGGACCGCGGTTCCTGAGGGTGCTCGAACAAATCACCGGCATCAAGCAGCTGCTCCCCGACCCCTACCTACTTGGCGGAGGCCTGCACCTGAGTGGTCCCGGTGGCATCCTAAGTCCGCATACCGACTTCCACTACTACCGTGCGCTGAACCTTTACCGACGCATCAACCTACTCGTCTACCTCAACGACGGCTGGACGCTGCAGGACGGGGGTTGTCTTTCGTTATGCGACAAGCAGGGTCGGGCTGTTAAGACGGTGGTGCCGGACTGGGGCAAAGTCGTCATCTTCCGGACCGACGACCGTTCGGTGCACGGATTTCCTGTGCCCGTTGCCCAAGGCAAGTGGCGACGGTCGGTAGCGCTTTACTACTACACGGCTGCTGAAACCGACAGCTTCAGCGGTGACGAGACCACCTACTGGCGGGAACACGGGCAGCAGGCGGGTGTGGTCAGAAAGTCGCGATTCCTGGCCTACCGAGGGCTCCTTAATCTTAGCCGCTTCATCAGCATGTGGGCTCATGCTGTGAACCCCAACGTAGGTAGGGTCGGTAGATAA
- a CDS encoding GMC oxidoreductase — MTVGELTAREAQRAVWDVVVVGAGMGGGMAGYWLARAGRRVLFVEKGRSTLPGVGGTIRAAIPELVEPGACRSMGSYFDALARAGRSIDEVEDVSGRFVKRFVPFIGSGTGGSSALYGMVCERFFARDFTPRQNFRDPGDSTVPEAWPISYEQLAPWYARAERLLGVRGQPDPLRPEAAGLSLPAPPPFSPDNQVLVDYLVGRGLHPYHLPMACDYTEGCATCQAFLCPRSCKHDAARDGVWPAVAEHGARLLAECAVVRLEADRARVQRVICRYRDGVLGLRAKVVVVAAGALVTPVLLLNSRSGDWPRGLANGSDQVGRNLMRHLLDWIEIWPRPGCMITAENKEIGFNDFYFWEGQKYGTVQSAGAMASLAPMEMLTNQPGWKPGVLRLMSPAVRGVYDRFISGGLVLAAIMEDLPYLDNRVLPSDRPSVDGRQRLRIRYRLHPSEIKRRAVFLRQLKEVLTPFRKLTLRTAKNNATLGHVCGTCRFGTDPKTSVLDSHNRAHEVDNLYVVDSSFFPSSAGLNPSLTVAANALRVAEHINHEHFTS, encoded by the coding sequence GTGACGGTGGGCGAGTTGACCGCGCGTGAGGCACAGCGAGCGGTGTGGGATGTGGTTGTGGTGGGGGCGGGGATGGGGGGCGGGATGGCTGGTTATTGGTTGGCGCGGGCGGGTCGGCGGGTGTTGTTTGTGGAGAAGGGGCGGTCGACGTTGCCGGGGGTGGGGGGCACGATTCGGGCGGCGATACCGGAGTTGGTTGAGCCGGGGGCGTGTCGGTCGATGGGGTCGTATTTTGACGCGTTGGCGCGGGCGGGGCGCAGCATCGATGAGGTTGAGGATGTCAGTGGGCGTTTTGTGAAGCGGTTTGTGCCGTTTATTGGTAGTGGGACGGGGGGGTCGTCGGCGTTGTATGGCATGGTGTGTGAGCGGTTTTTCGCCCGGGATTTCACGCCGCGGCAGAATTTTCGTGATCCGGGGGACTCCACGGTGCCCGAGGCGTGGCCTATCAGTTATGAGCAGTTGGCGCCGTGGTATGCCCGGGCGGAGCGGTTGTTGGGGGTGCGGGGGCAGCCGGATCCGTTGCGGCCGGAGGCGGCTGGGCTGAGTTTGCCGGCGCCGCCGCCGTTTTCACCGGATAATCAGGTGTTGGTGGATTATTTGGTGGGTCGGGGGTTGCATCCGTATCACTTGCCGATGGCGTGTGATTACACCGAGGGGTGTGCGACGTGTCAGGCGTTTTTATGTCCGCGGTCGTGCAAACATGACGCTGCCCGTGATGGGGTGTGGCCGGCGGTGGCTGAGCATGGGGCGCGGTTGTTGGCTGAGTGTGCGGTGGTGCGCTTGGAGGCTGATCGTGCCCGGGTGCAGCGGGTGATCTGCCGGTATCGGGATGGTGTGCTGGGGTTGCGGGCCAAGGTGGTGGTGGTGGCGGCGGGGGCGTTGGTCACCCCGGTGTTGTTGCTGAATTCACGGTCGGGGGATTGGCCGCGGGGGTTGGCGAATGGTTCGGATCAGGTAGGCCGCAATTTGATGCGTCATCTGCTCGACTGGATCGAGATCTGGCCGCGGCCCGGCTGCATGATCACAGCCGAAAACAAGGAGATCGGGTTTAACGATTTTTATTTCTGGGAGGGCCAAAAATACGGCACCGTCCAGTCCGCCGGCGCTATGGCCTCACTCGCACCAATGGAGATGCTGACCAATCAGCCCGGTTGGAAGCCAGGGGTGCTGCGGTTGATGAGTCCGGCGGTGCGGGGTGTCTACGATCGCTTTATCAGTGGTGGGCTGGTGCTGGCTGCGATCATGGAGGATCTGCCGTATCTGGATAACAGGGTGCTGCCCAGTGATCGGCCCAGTGTCGATGGTCGCCAGCGGTTGCGGATCCGGTATCGGTTACACCCCAGTGAGATCAAGCGTCGCGCGGTGTTTTTGCGGCAGCTTAAAGAGGTGCTCACACCGTTTCGCAAACTCACCCTGCGGACCGCTAAAAACAACGCGACTCTGGGTCATGTGTGCGGCACGTGCCGTTTTGGCACCGATCCGAAAACCAGTGTGCTCGACTCCCACAACCGGGCCCACGAGGTGGACAACCTCTATGTGGTGGACTCCTCATTTTTCCCGTCCAGCGCCGGGTTGAACCCCAGCCTGACCGTCGCGGCCAACGCCTTACGCGTCGCCGAACACATCAACCACGAGCATTTCACCAGCTGA
- a CDS encoding glycosyltransferase: protein MRFVLAFYGTRGDVEPGVAIGRELLRRGHDVRIAVPPDLVGFAETAGLPAVTYGPDTQAWLEVTRNFWTRFFRNFWRINELIRLLRESRKPGTECWGEMSTTLASLTHGADLLVTGLSYQELAVNIAEFQRIPLATLLWLPIRVNGHIVPFLPAPLIRAAMTVYEWLVWRGVKKVENAQRRELGLPKATRPAPRRIAERGSLEIQAYDEVCFPGLATEWAKWDGQRPFVGTLTLELPTDADDDVLSWIAAGTPPICFGFGSIPVESPPDTLAMISSACARLGQRALVCAGSTDFRALPHLEHVKVVGAVNYAAIFPACRAVVHHGGAGTLAAGLRAGVPTLILWMADVQVMWGAAVKRLRVGTARRFSTTTEKTLVADLRKILAPSYLARARQIAAQMTPSGKSVAAAADLVEDFARVRRVG, encoded by the coding sequence ATGAGATTTGTGCTGGCGTTCTATGGAACTCGCGGCGATGTCGAGCCTGGTGTCGCTATTGGTCGTGAGCTGCTGCGCCGTGGGCACGACGTGCGCATCGCCGTCCCCCCCGACCTGGTGGGCTTCGCTGAGACGGCTGGCCTTCCGGCAGTCACCTACGGGCCGGACACGCAGGCGTGGCTGGAAGTGACGCGCAACTTCTGGACTCGCTTTTTCCGCAACTTCTGGAGGATCAACGAGCTCATCCGGTTATTGCGCGAATCACGCAAGCCCGGCACCGAGTGCTGGGGGGAGATGAGCACCACGCTGGCGTCGCTGACCCACGGCGCCGACCTGCTTGTCACCGGCCTGAGTTACCAAGAGCTCGCTGTGAACATCGCTGAGTTTCAACGCATTCCGTTGGCCACCCTGCTGTGGTTACCGATACGGGTCAACGGCCACATCGTTCCGTTTTTGCCGGCGCCGTTGATCCGCGCGGCGATGACGGTGTACGAGTGGCTGGTTTGGCGTGGGGTAAAGAAAGTGGAAAACGCGCAGCGCCGTGAACTGGGTCTGCCGAAGGCCACCCGCCCGGCGCCGCGACGCATCGCCGAGCGTGGATCACTGGAAATCCAGGCCTATGACGAGGTGTGCTTTCCCGGGCTGGCCACCGAATGGGCCAAATGGGATGGCCAGCGGCCCTTCGTCGGCACACTGACGCTGGAGTTGCCCACCGATGCCGATGACGACGTGTTGTCGTGGATCGCCGCGGGCACACCGCCGATCTGTTTCGGGTTCGGCAGTATTCCGGTGGAATCCCCGCCCGACACCCTCGCCATGATCAGCTCGGCCTGCGCGCGGTTAGGGCAGCGGGCGCTGGTGTGCGCCGGCTCGACGGATTTCCGTGCCCTCCCGCATCTCGAGCACGTCAAGGTGGTGGGCGCGGTCAATTACGCGGCGATCTTTCCGGCCTGCCGGGCGGTGGTGCATCACGGCGGGGCGGGCACGCTGGCCGCGGGTCTGCGCGCCGGCGTGCCCACATTGATCCTGTGGATGGCCGACGTTCAGGTGATGTGGGGTGCCGCGGTGAAACGGTTGCGGGTGGGCACTGCCCGGCGTTTTTCGACGACCACCGAGAAAACGCTGGTCGCGGACCTGCGTAAGATTTTGGCCCCGTCCTATCTGGCGCGGGCCCGTCAGATCGCCGCCCAGATGACCCCGTCCGGTAAAAGCGTCGCGGCCGCCGCTGATCTGGTGGAAGATTTCGCCCGCGTGCGGCGGGTGGGCTGA
- a CDS encoding class I SAM-dependent methyltransferase: MVAILTSARRLYCLAFIQRLLGRPERAAELCHAALQTADYSMAHLRAHQMLARLEFPGEDYLRVLARIHQHLKPATYLEIGIDQGLSFEIVRPETLALGVDPNPRLRKPAGPRQRVFTLTSDEFFEQCDVISELGGKTLDLAFIDGLHRIEFALRDFINVEKCCSADSIILIHDVYPIDTTSAARERTSWFWSGDVWRLILILKKYRPDLTVNVIGVRPTGLAIVQNLDPNSRVLAERQREIIDEFLALDISALDRRKDEMLNRFPNDWPSIARLIDTRGRS, encoded by the coding sequence GTGGTAGCTATCCTCACCAGCGCAAGACGTCTGTACTGCCTAGCCTTTATCCAGCGACTTCTGGGAAGACCCGAACGCGCGGCGGAGTTGTGTCATGCGGCTTTGCAAACCGCTGACTATTCGATGGCGCATCTTAGAGCACATCAGATGCTGGCGCGACTAGAGTTTCCCGGCGAGGATTATTTGCGGGTTCTGGCCCGCATTCATCAACACCTGAAACCGGCCACTTATCTGGAGATCGGCATCGATCAGGGCCTCTCGTTCGAAATCGTACGGCCGGAAACGTTGGCGCTGGGAGTCGACCCGAACCCCCGCCTACGGAAGCCTGCCGGACCCCGCCAGCGAGTGTTCACGCTGACCAGCGACGAATTTTTCGAACAGTGCGATGTAATTTCCGAGCTGGGAGGCAAGACCTTAGACCTTGCCTTCATCGACGGCCTGCACCGGATCGAGTTTGCTCTGCGGGATTTCATCAACGTGGAAAAGTGCTGTTCTGCAGACTCCATCATCCTGATCCACGACGTGTACCCAATCGATACGACGAGCGCCGCTCGCGAACGGACTTCGTGGTTTTGGAGCGGCGATGTCTGGCGCTTGATTTTAATTTTGAAAAAGTACCGACCCGATCTGACTGTCAATGTAATCGGTGTACGCCCAACAGGGCTCGCGATCGTGCAAAATCTCGACCCGAATTCCCGTGTCCTTGCTGAGCGCCAGCGCGAGATCATCGATGAGTTTCTGGCGCTGGACATCTCGGCGCTCGATAGGCGGAAAGACGAGATGCTCAACCGTTTTCCGAACGACTGGCCGTCTATCGCTCGGCTCATCGACACGCGCGGACGTTCCTAA
- a CDS encoding GAP family protein yields the protein MWHPAVVLGLVLALDPVRLGLILLMISRPRPAQSLLAYWVGAMAASVPYMLGPLMVLHVTPTFRSFAQHVASPATFASPMVRHIQIGIGVLALSVAAVMAVRFWAGQRSQLAADGGAAAPTPDSAARPPEPAPDTPRQSQSARRGLRARAHQAWVNGSSWPALMLGAASGPPPLTVLLVLTTIMASGVGIATQIGLALVWVVGMFVVVEVILVSYLAAPAKTQTILRLLHEQILAHRQQVLTSMVAAIGVAMMLYGIGGLGASG from the coding sequence GTGTGGCACCCCGCAGTGGTCCTCGGGCTTGTGCTGGCGCTCGATCCGGTGCGTCTTGGGCTGATCCTTTTGATGATCTCGCGGCCGCGGCCCGCGCAAAGTCTGCTCGCCTACTGGGTCGGCGCCATGGCAGCGAGTGTGCCCTACATGCTGGGTCCGCTGATGGTGCTGCACGTGACACCAACCTTTAGGTCTTTTGCGCAGCATGTCGCCAGCCCGGCCACTTTCGCCAGCCCCATGGTCCGGCACATCCAAATCGGTATCGGTGTGCTGGCACTATCGGTTGCCGCCGTGATGGCCGTCCGCTTCTGGGCGGGGCAGCGGTCGCAGCTAGCAGCAGACGGCGGCGCGGCGGCCCCGACGCCGGACTCCGCTGCGCGGCCGCCGGAACCCGCGCCGGATACGCCCAGGCAGAGCCAATCTGCCCGCCGGGGGCTGCGCGCCCGCGCCCACCAGGCCTGGGTAAACGGATCCTCCTGGCCCGCGTTGATGTTGGGGGCCGCGTCGGGGCCACCACCTTTGACGGTCCTCCTGGTGCTCACGACCATCATGGCCTCGGGAGTGGGGATCGCCACGCAGATCGGCCTTGCCCTGGTGTGGGTGGTCGGGATGTTCGTAGTCGTCGAGGTCATTCTGGTGAGCTATCTGGCCGCGCCTGCGAAAACCCAAACGATCCTGCGGCTGCTGCACGAGCAGATTTTGGCGCACCGTCAACAAGTCCTGACATCGATGGTGGCTGCCATCGGGGTCGCGATGATGTTGTACGGCATCGGCGGCCTCGGAGCCAGCGGCTGA
- a CDS encoding TylF/MycF/NovP-related O-methyltransferase, whose amino-acid sequence MTITDHDVRSLYLDLLRRNLTRYGMPERMPARWPLRRRLLLKAFNTLNSLRVGRSPFDEHRRELGLDWPAEAETMIGMQRLTSLQHCVETVLADDIPGDLVECGVWRGGACILMRAVLAAYGDQTRCVWLADSFAGLPRPDPVKYKADKGIRSDLAAGILGVSQAEVRANFERYGLLDERVRFLPGWFKDTLHDAPIDRIAVLRLDADLYESTIQALEELYPRLSAGGFCIIDDYHAMEPCRQAVTDYRTKYGVSAAIVEIDGTGVFWRK is encoded by the coding sequence TTGACCATCACCGATCACGACGTCCGATCGCTCTACCTCGACCTGCTGCGACGCAACCTCACCAGGTACGGTATGCCCGAGCGAATGCCCGCTCGGTGGCCGTTGCGGCGACGGCTCCTTCTCAAAGCCTTCAACACCCTCAACTCCCTTCGGGTGGGGAGAAGCCCGTTCGACGAGCACCGGCGTGAGTTGGGCCTGGACTGGCCCGCCGAAGCCGAGACCATGATCGGAATGCAAAGACTCACCAGTCTGCAACACTGCGTTGAGACCGTCCTGGCCGATGACATCCCCGGTGATCTGGTCGAATGCGGGGTGTGGCGCGGCGGGGCCTGTATCCTGATGCGCGCGGTTTTGGCCGCCTACGGGGATCAGACGCGGTGTGTGTGGCTAGCCGACTCGTTCGCGGGCCTGCCTCGCCCGGACCCGGTAAAGTACAAGGCAGACAAGGGGATTCGATCAGACCTTGCCGCGGGCATCCTGGGGGTGTCGCAAGCCGAAGTCAGGGCGAATTTTGAGCGCTACGGACTGCTTGACGAGCGGGTCCGCTTTCTTCCCGGCTGGTTTAAAGACACGCTGCATGACGCCCCGATCGATCGCATCGCCGTGTTGAGGCTGGACGCCGACCTGTATGAATCCACCATTCAAGCACTCGAAGAGCTCTACCCACGTCTGTCCGCGGGTGGTTTCTGCATTATTGACGACTACCACGCGATGGAGCCGTGTCGGCAAGCTGTCACCGACTACCGCACCAAATATGGTGTGTCGGCGGCGATCGTCGAAATAGACGGCACCGGGGTCTTCTGGCGCAAGTAA
- a CDS encoding alpha/beta fold hydrolase, with amino-acid sequence MDLFVRESGPVGAPVVVFLHGGEYSGQSWQPVVERMQRYHCLVPDLPHHGESSQRGRFEISGAAAAVAELVRSRVGSGRVHVVGLSLGAQVGAQLLASAPELVDRAVLCGTVVNVLPGARLTASLLGLVARISRSVTIRRNARLAGPPPATTDDHREHMRLMPAAQVAYLVEASAGFTLPEGLDKSDSPTLFLTGANELRFVHRSAAALAQRMPNGVDGVAIGMDHDWPLRHPDLFSRTVDGWLSGTALPPEITLANSRRR; translated from the coding sequence GTGGATCTCTTCGTGCGTGAGTCCGGTCCCGTGGGGGCACCGGTCGTGGTGTTCCTGCACGGCGGGGAATACAGTGGCCAGTCCTGGCAGCCTGTGGTGGAGCGCATGCAGCGCTATCACTGTCTGGTTCCCGACCTGCCCCACCACGGCGAGAGTTCGCAGCGGGGCCGATTCGAGATCAGCGGAGCCGCCGCTGCGGTGGCCGAACTCGTGCGCTCCCGGGTGGGCAGCGGCCGCGTGCACGTGGTGGGTCTTTCGCTCGGGGCACAGGTGGGGGCGCAGCTGCTGGCGAGTGCGCCAGAACTCGTCGACCGCGCGGTGCTGTGCGGAACCGTCGTCAACGTGCTGCCGGGCGCGCGGCTCACAGCGTCCCTGCTCGGACTGGTCGCCCGGATCTCACGATCTGTGACCATCCGACGGAATGCCCGTCTTGCAGGACCTCCCCCCGCCACGACCGACGACCACCGCGAGCACATGCGGCTCATGCCGGCCGCACAAGTCGCTTACCTTGTCGAGGCGTCCGCGGGGTTCACCCTCCCTGAGGGACTCGACAAATCGGATTCGCCCACACTGTTTCTCACCGGCGCCAACGAGTTGCGGTTCGTCCACCGCTCGGCGGCAGCACTCGCGCAACGAATGCCCAACGGAGTCGACGGCGTCGCAATCGGCATGGACCACGACTGGCCCCTGCGCCATCCGGACCTGTTTTCCCGCACTGTCGACGGCTGGCTCTCCGGCACAGCCCTGCCTCCCGAGATCACCTTGGCGAACTCGCGTCGTCGCTGA